One segment of Theobroma cacao cultivar B97-61/B2 chromosome 9, Criollo_cocoa_genome_V2, whole genome shotgun sequence DNA contains the following:
- the LOC18587901 gene encoding dicer-like protein 4 isoform X1, protein MPDGELSADGVEPPVTAKPKAYASPSPIAEVSEENGAKVEKKEKDPRKIARKYQLELCKKAMEENIIVYLETGCGKTHIAVLLIYELAHLIRKPQQKICIFLAPTVALVQQQGRVIEDSLDFKVGTYCGNCRHLKNHQDWEKEMEQYEVLVMTPQILLRSLYHCFIRMDLIALLIFDECHHAQIKSNHPYAEIMRAFYDKATASTLPRIFGMTASPIVGKDASSQMNLPKSINSLENLLDAKVYSIGDKEELESFVASPVVRVYNYGPVDLGPSSSYMLCCSKLEKMKRQCISTLGRKNGDSQCARSTKKLLRRMHDNIIFCLENLGLWGALQACRLLLTGDNSERNELVEDEGSLSDDSVCDRYLAQAADIFASDCRRDGTAHDISDVEILKEPFFSKKLLRLIGILSTFRLQPNMKCIIFVNRIVTARSLSYILQNLKFLSSLKCHFLVGVHSGLKSMSRKTMKKILEKFRTGELNLLVATKVGEEGLDIQTCCLVIRFDLPETVASFIQSRGRARMPLSEYAFLVNSGNERELNLIKNFKNDEDRMNMEISFRTSTEVFTSLEERMYKVDSSGASISSGYSISLLHQYCSKLPHDEYFDPRPSFFYFDDIGGTICNIVLPSNAPINQIASTPQSSVDAAKKDACLKAVEELHKLGALNDYLLPLQKNAFEEETVLESSDSGSSEADEDSRGELHEMLVPAALKEPWTNLEDYVLLNSYYIKFIPDPEDRSYKEFGLFVKSPLPKEAERMELDLHLARRRSVMTKLVPSGVAEFNRKEIMQAQHFQEMFFKVILDRSKFLSEYVPLGNNEVFASSSSTFYLLLPVILHNCENKVMVDWKIIKRCLSSPLFKTPAEAVENGNFPSGVCLELANGCRDVRDVKNSFVYAPHKVAFYFITNIVGEKNGYSPYRDSGTLSHVEHLKMSDIHLKHPEQPLLRAKPLFKLRNLLHNRKPEDSESNELDEYFIDLPPELCQLKIIGFSKDIGSSLSLLPSIMHRLENLLVAIELKHVFSASFPEGAEVTANKVLEALTTEKCQERFSLERLESLGDAFLKFAVGRHLFLLHDALDEGGLTRRRSNAVNNSNLFKLATRSNLQVYIRDQPFDPCQFYALGHPCQIICTKETEGTTHSQYNCQADHANSEVRCSRNHHWLHKKTIADVVEALVGAFIVDRGFKAATAFLRWIGIRVDFQHSQVNNVCAASKRFMPLCSKVDTGALENLLGYQFLHKGLLLQAFVHPSHNKHGGGCYQRLEFLGDAVLDYLITSYLFSVYPKLKPGQLTDLRSVSVNNKSFANVAVDRSLHKFLICDSCPLSEAIGKYVDFITSSPERGLFEGPKCPKVLGDLVESSFGAILLDTGFNLNRVWKIMLSILDPIKSLSTVQLNPIRELQELCQSCNWDLKFLTSKSGRNFSVDAKVKAGDVPLAVSAINPNRKDAIRTASQQIYAKLKALGYAPKSKSLEEVLKTSRKMEAELIGFDETPVDVADPDTNGSAKMKLQQSVENDFNPRIHFINKAINLCKPRNSPVSSPMPSFEVKAGCMPSPIEVKGALPCSSNVDPACGIDTPSRGESLQKTARSRLHEICAINCWKPPLFECCEEEGPSHLRSFTFKVMLVIEEAPDMILECFGSPRTKKKAAAEHAAEGALWYLKHEGYLH, encoded by the exons GTGCTGGTTATGACCCCTCAAATACTACTTCGTAGCTTGTATCACTGCTTCATCAGGATGGATTTAATTGCCCTTCTGATATTTGATGAGTGTCATCATGCTCAAATTAAAAGCAATCATCCTTATGCAGAAATCATGAGA GCTTTCTATGATAAAGCTACTGCATCAACGCTTCCTCGTATATTTGGCATGACAGCATCTCCCATTGTTGGTAAAG ATGCTTCTAGTCAAATGAATTTACCGAAAAGCATCAACAGTCTCGAAAATTTACTTGATGCTAAG GTCTATTCAATTGGAGATAAGGAGGAATTGGAAAGCTTCGTAGCATCTCCTGTCGTTAGAGTATATAATTATGGTCCTGTTGATTTGGGCCCTTCTAGTTCCTACATGCTTTGTTGTAGTAAACTCGAGAAGATGAAGCGCCAG TGCATATCAACACTTGGCCGGAAGAATGGCGATTCTCAATGTGCCAGGAGCACAAAAAAGCTACTCAGAAGAATGCATGATAATATAATCTTTTGTTTGGAAAATCTTGGCCTTTGGGGAGCATTACAA GCTTGCCGACTTCTTTTGACTGGTGATAACTCTGAGAGGAACGAATTGGTAGAAGATGAGGGAAGTTTAAGCGATGACTCTGTGTGTGATCGATATCTTGCTCAGGCTGCTGATATTTTTGCTTCTGATTGTAGGAGAG ATGGGACTGCACATGATATATCTGATGTAGAGATTTTGAAGGAACCATTTTTCTCGAAAAAGCTTTTACGCCTTATTGGAATTCTTTCCACCTTCAG GTTACAGCCAAATATGAAATGTATAATATTTGTGAATAGGATTGTTACCGCTAGATCCTTGTCATACATACTGCAAAACCTTAAGTTCCTATCATCTTTGAAGTGCCATTTTCTTGTGGGAGTCCACTCTGGTCTTAAAAGTATGTCACGGAAGACAATGAAGAAAATTCTTGAGAAGTTCAGAACTGGAGAG TTGAATCTTTTGGTCGCAACTAAAGTGGGTGAAGAAGGACTTGACATTCAGACATGCTGCCTTGTGATACGGTTTGACCTTCCAGAAACTGTTGCAAGTTTTATCCAATCGAGGGGCCGTGCAAGAATGCCTCTGTCTGAGTATGCATTTCTGGTGAACAG TGGGAATGAGAGGgaactaaatttgattaaaaattttaagaacgATGAAGATCGTATGAATATGGAAATTTCTTTCAGAACGTCTACTGAGGTATTTACCAGTCTTGAGGAAAGAATGTATAAAGTTGATTCATCTGGTGCTTCCATCAGTTCAGGATATAGCATCTCTCTACTTCATCAGTACTGCTCAAAACTACCCCATGATGA GTACTTTGACCCCAGGCCaagctttttttattttgatgatatagGAGGAACAATCTGCAATATAGTTTTACCTTCCAATGCTCCGATAAATCAAATTGCCAGTACACCTCAATCTTCAGTGGATGCTGCTAAAAAAGATGCTTGTCTAAAAGCAGTTGAAGAATTGCATAAATTGGGAGCCTTGAATGACTATCTCTTGCCATTGCAAAAGAATGCTTTTGAGGAGGAGACAGTGCTGGAGTCTTCTGATTCTGGGAGCTCTGAAG CAGATGAGGATTCACGTGGCGAACTACATGAGATGCTTGTTCCTGCTGCACTTAAAGAACCATGGACAAACTTGGAAGATTATGTTCTCCTAAATTCTtactatataaaatttattccGGATCCTGAGGATAGGAGCTATAAGGAGTTTGGTCTCTTTGTCAAGTCTCCTCTCCCCAAAGAGGCTGAGAGAATGGAGCTGGATCTTCACCTAGCTCGCCGTAGATCTGTGATGACCAAGCTTGTCCCATCAGGGGTTGCAGAATTCAACAGAAAAGAG ATCATGCAAGCACAGCATTTTCAAGAAATGTTCTTCAAGGTCATCCTTGATAGATCAAAATTCCTTTCTGAATATGTTCCCTTAGGAAACAATGAAGTTTTTGCATCAAGCTCCTCAACATTCTATCTGTTGCTCCCTGTTATTTTGCACAATTGTGAGAATAAAGTCATGGTGGACTGGAAGATTATTAAAAGATGTTTGTCATCTCCACTTTTTAAGACTCCAGCAGAAGCTGTAGAGAATGGAAATTTCCCTTCAGGTGTTTGCTTGGAACTTGCAAATGGTTGTAGGGATGTAAGAGATGTTAAGAATAGCTTTGTATATGCTCCACACAAGGTGGCATTTTACTTTATCACTAACATTGTTGGTGAAAAAAATGGTTACAGCCCATACAGAGATTCAGGCACTTTAAGCCATGTGGAGCACTTAAAAAT GTCTGACATTCATCTTAAGCATCCTGAACAACCTCTTTTGCGTGCAAAGCCACTTTTTAAATTGCGGAATTTGCTACACAATCGAAAGCCGGAGGACTCAG AATCAAATGAATTGGATGAGTACTTCATTGATTTGCCTCCTGAGCTTTGTCAGTTGAAAATAATAGGCTTCTCCAAAGATATTGGGAGTTCACTTTCTTTGTTACCATCAATTATGCACCGCCTGGAGAACTTGCTTGTGGCGATTGAACTGAAGCATGTTTTTTCTGCTTCATTCCCTGAGGGAGCTGAAGTTACAGCCAATAAG GTCCTAGAAGCACTCACTACAGAGAAGTGCCAAGAGCGTTTTTCTCTTGAAAGGCTTGAATCACTTGGTGATGCTTTCCTCAAGTTTGCTGTAGGCCgccatctttttcttttacatgaTGCTCTTGATGAAGGGGGACTGACTAGGAGAAGGTCTAATGCTGTAAATAATTCTAATTTGTTCAAGCTAGCAACAAGGAGCAATTTACAG GTTTACATACGCGATCAACCTTTTGATCCTTGCCAATTCTATGCTTTGGGCCATCCCTGCCAAATAATTTGTACTAAAGAAACTGAGGGAACTACTCATTCACAATATAATTGTCAAGCAGATCATGCAAATAGTGAAGTCAGATGCAGTAGAAATCACCACTGGCTACATAAGAAAACAATTGCTGATGTGGTTGAGGCTCTTGTTGGAGCATTTATAGTTGATAGAGGCTTCAAAGCTGCAACTGCATTTCTTAGATGGATTGGCATACGAGTGGACTTCCAACACTCTCAAGTTAATAATGTTTGTGCTGCAAGCAAGAGGTTCATGCCGCTCTGCTCTAAAGTGGATACTGGAGCTCTTGAAAATTTGTTGGGATATCAGTTTCTTCACAAGGGTCTACTCCTTCAGGCATTTGTGCATCCTTCTCACAATAAGCATGGGGGAGGCTGCTACCAG AGATTGGAGTTTCTTGGAGATGCTGTCTTGGATTATTTAATCACATCATATCTGTTTTCAGTCTATCCAAAGTTGAAGCCTGGCCAGTTGACTGATTTGAGATCAGTGTCAGTAAACAACAAGTCCTTTGCCAATGTTGCAGTAGATAGATCCTTACACAAATTTCTTATCTGTGATTCTTGTCCCCTCTCCGAGGCCATAGGAAAATATGTTGACTTCATTACATCATCACCAGAAAGGGGATTGTTTGAAGGGCCAAAATGTCCAAAG GTTCTTGGTGACTTGGTAGAGTCTTCGTTTGGTGCTATTCTCCTTGATACAGGGTTCAACTTGAACCGTGTTTGGAAGATAATGCTATCCATTTTGGATCCAATCAAGAGCCTTTCAACGGTGCAGCTTAATCCTATTAGGGAATTACAGGAACTTTGCCAGTCTTGCAACTGGGATCTGAAGTTTCTAACATCTAAAAGTGGCAGAAATTTTTCAGTTGATGCAAAAGTAAAGGCAGGAGATGTTCCTCTAGCTGTTTCTGCTATCAACCCTAACAGAAAAGATGCTATCAGAACTGCTTCGCAGCAAATATATGCGAAGTTAAAG GCTCTAGGTTATGCACCCAAGTCAAAGTCCTTGGAGGAAGTTTTAAAAACAAGCCGTAAGATGGAAGCCGAGCTGATTGGATTTGATGAAACACCAGTTGATGTTGCTGATCCTGACACTAATGGATCAGCAAAAATGAAATTGCAACAATCTGTTGAGAATGATTTCAACCCCAGAATCCATTTTATCAATAAGGCAATCAATCTCTGTAAACCCCGCAACTCTCCTGTTAGCAGCCCTATGCCGTCTTTTGAAGTCAAAGCAGGATGCATGCCATCACCTATTGAAGTCAAAGGAGCACTCCCCTGTTCCTCCAATGTTGATCCTGCTTGTGGGATTGACACGCCATCCAGAG GTGAATCACTTCAAAAAACTGCTAGATCACGATTACATGAAATCTGCGCAATCAATTGTTGGAAACCCCCTTTGTTTGAATGTTGTGAAGAGGAAGGACCAAGCCATTTGAGATC ATTCACTTTCAAGGTGATGCTTGTAATAGAAGAAGCCCCAGATATGATCCTGGAGTGCTTTGGCAGTCCCAGGACCAAAAAGAAAGCTGCAGCAGAGCATGCAGCAGAAGGTGCACTCTGGTACTTGAAGCATGAAGGTTACTTGCATTAG
- the LOC18587901 gene encoding dicer-like protein 4 isoform X2: MPDGELSADGVEPPVTAKPKAYASPSPIAEVSEENGAKVEKKEKDPRKIARKYQLELCKKAMEENIIVYLETGCGKTHIAVLLIYELAHLIRKPQQKICIFLAPTVALVQQQGRVIEDSLDFKVGTYCGNCRHLKNHQDWEKEMEQYEVLVMTPQILLRSLYHCFIRMDLIALLIFDECHHAQIKSNHPYAEIMRAFYDKATASTLPRIFGMTASPIVGKDASSQMNLPKSINSLENLLDAKVYSIGDKEELESFVASPVVRVYNYGPVDLGPSSSYMLCCSKLEKMKRQCISTLGRKNGDSQCARSTKKLLRRMHDNIIFCLENLGLWGALQACRLLLTGDNSERNELVEDEGSLSDDSVCDRYLAQAADIFASDCRRDGTAHDISDVEILKEPFFSKKLLRLIGILSTFRLQPNMKCIIFVNRIVTARSLSYILQNLKFLSSLKCHFLVGVHSGLKSMSRKTMKKILEKFRTGELNLLVATKVGEEGLDIQTCCLVIRFDLPETVASFIQSRGRARMPLSEYAFLVNSGNERELNLIKNFKNDEDRMNMEISFRTSTEVFTSLEERMYKVDSSGASISSGYSISLLHQYCSKLPHDEYFDPRPSFFYFDDIGGTICNIVLPSNAPINQIASTPQSSVDAAKKDACLKAVEELHKLGALNDYLLPLQKNAFEEETVLESSDSGSSEDEDSRGELHEMLVPAALKEPWTNLEDYVLLNSYYIKFIPDPEDRSYKEFGLFVKSPLPKEAERMELDLHLARRRSVMTKLVPSGVAEFNRKEIMQAQHFQEMFFKVILDRSKFLSEYVPLGNNEVFASSSSTFYLLLPVILHNCENKVMVDWKIIKRCLSSPLFKTPAEAVENGNFPSGVCLELANGCRDVRDVKNSFVYAPHKVAFYFITNIVGEKNGYSPYRDSGTLSHVEHLKMSDIHLKHPEQPLLRAKPLFKLRNLLHNRKPEDSESNELDEYFIDLPPELCQLKIIGFSKDIGSSLSLLPSIMHRLENLLVAIELKHVFSASFPEGAEVTANKVLEALTTEKCQERFSLERLESLGDAFLKFAVGRHLFLLHDALDEGGLTRRRSNAVNNSNLFKLATRSNLQVYIRDQPFDPCQFYALGHPCQIICTKETEGTTHSQYNCQADHANSEVRCSRNHHWLHKKTIADVVEALVGAFIVDRGFKAATAFLRWIGIRVDFQHSQVNNVCAASKRFMPLCSKVDTGALENLLGYQFLHKGLLLQAFVHPSHNKHGGGCYQRLEFLGDAVLDYLITSYLFSVYPKLKPGQLTDLRSVSVNNKSFANVAVDRSLHKFLICDSCPLSEAIGKYVDFITSSPERGLFEGPKCPKVLGDLVESSFGAILLDTGFNLNRVWKIMLSILDPIKSLSTVQLNPIRELQELCQSCNWDLKFLTSKSGRNFSVDAKVKAGDVPLAVSAINPNRKDAIRTASQQIYAKLKALGYAPKSKSLEEVLKTSRKMEAELIGFDETPVDVADPDTNGSAKMKLQQSVENDFNPRIHFINKAINLCKPRNSPVSSPMPSFEVKAGCMPSPIEVKGALPCSSNVDPACGIDTPSRGESLQKTARSRLHEICAINCWKPPLFECCEEEGPSHLRSFTFKVMLVIEEAPDMILECFGSPRTKKKAAAEHAAEGALWYLKHEGYLH; the protein is encoded by the exons GTGCTGGTTATGACCCCTCAAATACTACTTCGTAGCTTGTATCACTGCTTCATCAGGATGGATTTAATTGCCCTTCTGATATTTGATGAGTGTCATCATGCTCAAATTAAAAGCAATCATCCTTATGCAGAAATCATGAGA GCTTTCTATGATAAAGCTACTGCATCAACGCTTCCTCGTATATTTGGCATGACAGCATCTCCCATTGTTGGTAAAG ATGCTTCTAGTCAAATGAATTTACCGAAAAGCATCAACAGTCTCGAAAATTTACTTGATGCTAAG GTCTATTCAATTGGAGATAAGGAGGAATTGGAAAGCTTCGTAGCATCTCCTGTCGTTAGAGTATATAATTATGGTCCTGTTGATTTGGGCCCTTCTAGTTCCTACATGCTTTGTTGTAGTAAACTCGAGAAGATGAAGCGCCAG TGCATATCAACACTTGGCCGGAAGAATGGCGATTCTCAATGTGCCAGGAGCACAAAAAAGCTACTCAGAAGAATGCATGATAATATAATCTTTTGTTTGGAAAATCTTGGCCTTTGGGGAGCATTACAA GCTTGCCGACTTCTTTTGACTGGTGATAACTCTGAGAGGAACGAATTGGTAGAAGATGAGGGAAGTTTAAGCGATGACTCTGTGTGTGATCGATATCTTGCTCAGGCTGCTGATATTTTTGCTTCTGATTGTAGGAGAG ATGGGACTGCACATGATATATCTGATGTAGAGATTTTGAAGGAACCATTTTTCTCGAAAAAGCTTTTACGCCTTATTGGAATTCTTTCCACCTTCAG GTTACAGCCAAATATGAAATGTATAATATTTGTGAATAGGATTGTTACCGCTAGATCCTTGTCATACATACTGCAAAACCTTAAGTTCCTATCATCTTTGAAGTGCCATTTTCTTGTGGGAGTCCACTCTGGTCTTAAAAGTATGTCACGGAAGACAATGAAGAAAATTCTTGAGAAGTTCAGAACTGGAGAG TTGAATCTTTTGGTCGCAACTAAAGTGGGTGAAGAAGGACTTGACATTCAGACATGCTGCCTTGTGATACGGTTTGACCTTCCAGAAACTGTTGCAAGTTTTATCCAATCGAGGGGCCGTGCAAGAATGCCTCTGTCTGAGTATGCATTTCTGGTGAACAG TGGGAATGAGAGGgaactaaatttgattaaaaattttaagaacgATGAAGATCGTATGAATATGGAAATTTCTTTCAGAACGTCTACTGAGGTATTTACCAGTCTTGAGGAAAGAATGTATAAAGTTGATTCATCTGGTGCTTCCATCAGTTCAGGATATAGCATCTCTCTACTTCATCAGTACTGCTCAAAACTACCCCATGATGA GTACTTTGACCCCAGGCCaagctttttttattttgatgatatagGAGGAACAATCTGCAATATAGTTTTACCTTCCAATGCTCCGATAAATCAAATTGCCAGTACACCTCAATCTTCAGTGGATGCTGCTAAAAAAGATGCTTGTCTAAAAGCAGTTGAAGAATTGCATAAATTGGGAGCCTTGAATGACTATCTCTTGCCATTGCAAAAGAATGCTTTTGAGGAGGAGACAGTGCTGGAGTCTTCTGATTCTGGGAGCTCTGAAG ATGAGGATTCACGTGGCGAACTACATGAGATGCTTGTTCCTGCTGCACTTAAAGAACCATGGACAAACTTGGAAGATTATGTTCTCCTAAATTCTtactatataaaatttattccGGATCCTGAGGATAGGAGCTATAAGGAGTTTGGTCTCTTTGTCAAGTCTCCTCTCCCCAAAGAGGCTGAGAGAATGGAGCTGGATCTTCACCTAGCTCGCCGTAGATCTGTGATGACCAAGCTTGTCCCATCAGGGGTTGCAGAATTCAACAGAAAAGAG ATCATGCAAGCACAGCATTTTCAAGAAATGTTCTTCAAGGTCATCCTTGATAGATCAAAATTCCTTTCTGAATATGTTCCCTTAGGAAACAATGAAGTTTTTGCATCAAGCTCCTCAACATTCTATCTGTTGCTCCCTGTTATTTTGCACAATTGTGAGAATAAAGTCATGGTGGACTGGAAGATTATTAAAAGATGTTTGTCATCTCCACTTTTTAAGACTCCAGCAGAAGCTGTAGAGAATGGAAATTTCCCTTCAGGTGTTTGCTTGGAACTTGCAAATGGTTGTAGGGATGTAAGAGATGTTAAGAATAGCTTTGTATATGCTCCACACAAGGTGGCATTTTACTTTATCACTAACATTGTTGGTGAAAAAAATGGTTACAGCCCATACAGAGATTCAGGCACTTTAAGCCATGTGGAGCACTTAAAAAT GTCTGACATTCATCTTAAGCATCCTGAACAACCTCTTTTGCGTGCAAAGCCACTTTTTAAATTGCGGAATTTGCTACACAATCGAAAGCCGGAGGACTCAG AATCAAATGAATTGGATGAGTACTTCATTGATTTGCCTCCTGAGCTTTGTCAGTTGAAAATAATAGGCTTCTCCAAAGATATTGGGAGTTCACTTTCTTTGTTACCATCAATTATGCACCGCCTGGAGAACTTGCTTGTGGCGATTGAACTGAAGCATGTTTTTTCTGCTTCATTCCCTGAGGGAGCTGAAGTTACAGCCAATAAG GTCCTAGAAGCACTCACTACAGAGAAGTGCCAAGAGCGTTTTTCTCTTGAAAGGCTTGAATCACTTGGTGATGCTTTCCTCAAGTTTGCTGTAGGCCgccatctttttcttttacatgaTGCTCTTGATGAAGGGGGACTGACTAGGAGAAGGTCTAATGCTGTAAATAATTCTAATTTGTTCAAGCTAGCAACAAGGAGCAATTTACAG GTTTACATACGCGATCAACCTTTTGATCCTTGCCAATTCTATGCTTTGGGCCATCCCTGCCAAATAATTTGTACTAAAGAAACTGAGGGAACTACTCATTCACAATATAATTGTCAAGCAGATCATGCAAATAGTGAAGTCAGATGCAGTAGAAATCACCACTGGCTACATAAGAAAACAATTGCTGATGTGGTTGAGGCTCTTGTTGGAGCATTTATAGTTGATAGAGGCTTCAAAGCTGCAACTGCATTTCTTAGATGGATTGGCATACGAGTGGACTTCCAACACTCTCAAGTTAATAATGTTTGTGCTGCAAGCAAGAGGTTCATGCCGCTCTGCTCTAAAGTGGATACTGGAGCTCTTGAAAATTTGTTGGGATATCAGTTTCTTCACAAGGGTCTACTCCTTCAGGCATTTGTGCATCCTTCTCACAATAAGCATGGGGGAGGCTGCTACCAG AGATTGGAGTTTCTTGGAGATGCTGTCTTGGATTATTTAATCACATCATATCTGTTTTCAGTCTATCCAAAGTTGAAGCCTGGCCAGTTGACTGATTTGAGATCAGTGTCAGTAAACAACAAGTCCTTTGCCAATGTTGCAGTAGATAGATCCTTACACAAATTTCTTATCTGTGATTCTTGTCCCCTCTCCGAGGCCATAGGAAAATATGTTGACTTCATTACATCATCACCAGAAAGGGGATTGTTTGAAGGGCCAAAATGTCCAAAG GTTCTTGGTGACTTGGTAGAGTCTTCGTTTGGTGCTATTCTCCTTGATACAGGGTTCAACTTGAACCGTGTTTGGAAGATAATGCTATCCATTTTGGATCCAATCAAGAGCCTTTCAACGGTGCAGCTTAATCCTATTAGGGAATTACAGGAACTTTGCCAGTCTTGCAACTGGGATCTGAAGTTTCTAACATCTAAAAGTGGCAGAAATTTTTCAGTTGATGCAAAAGTAAAGGCAGGAGATGTTCCTCTAGCTGTTTCTGCTATCAACCCTAACAGAAAAGATGCTATCAGAACTGCTTCGCAGCAAATATATGCGAAGTTAAAG GCTCTAGGTTATGCACCCAAGTCAAAGTCCTTGGAGGAAGTTTTAAAAACAAGCCGTAAGATGGAAGCCGAGCTGATTGGATTTGATGAAACACCAGTTGATGTTGCTGATCCTGACACTAATGGATCAGCAAAAATGAAATTGCAACAATCTGTTGAGAATGATTTCAACCCCAGAATCCATTTTATCAATAAGGCAATCAATCTCTGTAAACCCCGCAACTCTCCTGTTAGCAGCCCTATGCCGTCTTTTGAAGTCAAAGCAGGATGCATGCCATCACCTATTGAAGTCAAAGGAGCACTCCCCTGTTCCTCCAATGTTGATCCTGCTTGTGGGATTGACACGCCATCCAGAG GTGAATCACTTCAAAAAACTGCTAGATCACGATTACATGAAATCTGCGCAATCAATTGTTGGAAACCCCCTTTGTTTGAATGTTGTGAAGAGGAAGGACCAAGCCATTTGAGATC ATTCACTTTCAAGGTGATGCTTGTAATAGAAGAAGCCCCAGATATGATCCTGGAGTGCTTTGGCAGTCCCAGGACCAAAAAGAAAGCTGCAGCAGAGCATGCAGCAGAAGGTGCACTCTGGTACTTGAAGCATGAAGGTTACTTGCATTAG